From a region of the Triticum aestivum cultivar Chinese Spring chromosome 7D, IWGSC CS RefSeq v2.1, whole genome shotgun sequence genome:
- the LOC123164234 gene encoding uncharacterized protein, which translates to MEDGDELTFLSEVGLFFSPSGGGVLFSPNAAASSSPRARRRPPLLPKHGGGLLFSPSAAAASSSPQARRPPLLPEHGGGLLFSPSAAAASASTQARRQPPRLGEARCGGWDRVAGLNHCHH; encoded by the coding sequence ATGGAGGACGGCGACGAACTCACCTTCCTGAGCGAGGTTGGCCTCTTTTTCTCCCCGAGCGGTGGTGGCGTCCTCTTCTCCCCGAACGCGGCGGCCTCCTCTTCTCCCCGAGCACGGCGGCGGCCTCCTCTTCTCCCCAAGCACGGCGGCGGCCTCCTCTTCTCCCCGAGCGCGGCGGCAGCCTCCTCTTCTCCCCAAGCGCGGCGGCCTCCTCTTCTCCCCGAGCACGGCGGCGGCCTCCTCTTCTCCCCGAGCGCGGCGGCAGCCTCCGCTTCTACCCAAGCGCGGCGGCAGCCTCCTCGTCTCGGCGAGGCACGATGCGGCGGCTGGgacag